A genomic segment from Pyrodictium occultum encodes:
- a CDS encoding metallophosphoesterase family protein — translation MRIGAYRRRVPERGGLDAAILVGAPPASREAARLGKLGYPVYSLPGRGDDHYLARLLSAHSVSVEGHLAYQGQGVYIAGVGGREPLANLQSLDREIREAKPARLILATEYPPHGLFDASGLGVSRGLFELLEAVEKWRPEVVVIGGCSSPGAASIGGILYVCLGRRGCSALIELGEEVDALVECPGTGSC, via the coding sequence TTGAGGATTGGGGCCTACAGGCGCCGGGTCCCGGAGAGAGGCGGGCTGGACGCCGCCATACTGGTGGGGGCGCCTCCAGCCTCCCGGGAGGCAGCGAGGCTGGGGAAGCTAGGCTACCCGGTCTACAGCCTGCCGGGCCGGGGCGACGACCACTACCTGGCTAGGCTCCTCTCAGCCCACAGCGTGAGCGTCGAGGGGCATCTAGCCTACCAGGGCCAGGGAGTCTACATAGCTGGTGTGGGCGGCAGGGAGCCCCTGGCTAACCTCCAGTCTCTAGACCGGGAGATAAGGGAGGCCAAGCCCGCCAGGCTCATCCTAGCCACGGAGTACCCGCCCCACGGGCTCTTCGACGCCTCAGGGCTGGGCGTGAGCCGTGGCCTATTCGAGCTGCTAGAAGCAGTGGAGAAGTGGAGACCGGAGGTAGTTGTGATAGGAGGCTGCAGCAGCCCCGGCGCCGCCAGCATCGGGGGCATACTCTACGTCTGCCTCGGCCGCAGGGGCTGCAGCGCCCTCATAGAGCTGGGGGAGGAGGTGGACGCTCTCGTCGAGTGCCCCGGCACCGGGAGCTGCTAG